Proteins encoded in a region of the Gemmatimonadota bacterium genome:
- a CDS encoding EAL domain-containing protein, giving the protein MLESAGSSTVPRECFLAAESTQRSRDFLSAITTEFRDLLDAAPDALVVLDASGLVIALNAEAEHFFGWTEQQLFGEEMGRFIPDRFQRLLGADRREEGGWPPVSLAGESVNCFARRRDGSEFPVELSRRPLGQGPEARSLVMVRDLTQWRRAQESRSRNNEGAHSALEAIGDAVITTDESGSITYLNPVAERLTGWTGSEAIGQSLDAVLPLISEISRLPVPNTAVRCFAEGRAVELEEGLLLLRRDGTEVPVGDSAAPINDRNGVMTGVVMVIQDESEKRRVGHRLSYEASHDLLTGLLNRREFERRLTHTLAGLAQMDGEHALLCLDLDRFKAVNDSCGHDAGDALLRSLGPLLNGQLRKHDTLARIGGDEFGVLLENCEMAEAERIAESIRREFDNYHFEWAGNRFTIGVSIGMVPVTAGSGGIAGVLRLADAACYAAKEGGGNRIHRQPVLAEQASRLVGMDRQVTRLMRAIEEGQFELYGQSIVPLQPALKLARRYEILLRLPDGHGRMQKAADFLPQAERYRLMPAIDLWVIRRAIGLLREWRRQHTRSPLPVFSINLSASALADDSLIPTIVEELTRHDVAPGSLCFEVGERAALVNLSRTVRFFTNMRTTGCGMALEDFGTGVTSLTYLRTLPVDFLKIGGSFVNEVAGDPMYRSIVHAVTQIGRSVGIPTIAKQVGNENAVRVLQTLGVDYAQGRAFVPPVPLTDEAGNLVLPEMLVPEADGRLTIAGRTHRA; this is encoded by the coding sequence ATGCTGGAGTCGGCGGGGTCGTCGACGGTTCCACGAGAGTGCTTCCTGGCTGCGGAGTCGACGCAGCGATCGAGAGACTTCCTGTCAGCCATTACCACTGAATTCCGCGACCTGCTGGATGCCGCGCCTGATGCGCTCGTGGTGCTCGACGCGAGCGGCCTGGTGATCGCTCTCAACGCCGAGGCCGAACATTTCTTTGGCTGGACGGAACAGCAGCTTTTCGGTGAAGAGATGGGCCGCTTCATTCCTGATCGATTCCAGCGACTCCTCGGTGCCGATCGCCGGGAGGAAGGCGGCTGGCCACCGGTCTCCCTGGCTGGCGAGTCGGTGAACTGTTTCGCCCGACGTCGCGACGGAAGCGAATTCCCGGTCGAGTTGAGTCGCAGGCCACTCGGACAGGGGCCCGAGGCCCGGTCGCTCGTGATGGTGCGCGATCTGACGCAATGGCGGCGCGCGCAGGAGTCGCGCTCTCGCAATAACGAGGGGGCGCACAGCGCTCTCGAGGCGATTGGCGACGCGGTTATCACCACCGACGAAAGCGGCAGCATCACCTACCTCAATCCGGTGGCGGAACGTCTGACCGGCTGGACAGGAAGCGAAGCGATCGGACAATCACTCGACGCCGTGCTCCCCCTGATTTCGGAGATCAGCCGGCTCCCGGTCCCCAACACTGCCGTGCGCTGCTTCGCTGAAGGACGGGCCGTCGAACTCGAGGAAGGGCTGCTCCTGTTGCGCCGCGATGGAACGGAAGTACCCGTCGGGGACTCCGCTGCCCCGATCAACGATCGAAACGGGGTCATGACCGGCGTCGTGATGGTCATCCAGGACGAGAGCGAGAAGCGGCGCGTCGGACACCGGCTTTCCTACGAGGCGAGCCACGATTTGCTCACCGGCCTGCTCAACCGCCGCGAATTCGAACGACGGCTGACGCACACGCTGGCCGGGCTTGCCCAGATGGATGGTGAGCACGCCCTCCTCTGCCTTGACCTTGATCGCTTCAAGGCCGTGAATGACAGTTGCGGGCACGATGCTGGTGACGCGCTGCTGCGAAGCCTTGGCCCCCTACTCAACGGCCAGCTCCGCAAGCACGATACGCTGGCGCGGATCGGCGGCGACGAGTTCGGTGTGCTGCTCGAGAATTGCGAGATGGCTGAGGCCGAACGGATTGCGGAGTCGATCCGGCGCGAATTTGACAACTACCACTTCGAGTGGGCCGGGAACCGCTTCACCATCGGCGTGAGCATCGGCATGGTGCCGGTCACCGCGGGGAGCGGCGGGATTGCGGGGGTGCTGCGGCTCGCCGATGCCGCGTGCTACGCCGCGAAGGAAGGCGGTGGCAATCGCATTCATCGTCAGCCAGTGCTCGCGGAGCAAGCGAGCCGGCTGGTCGGAATGGATCGTCAGGTGACTCGGCTGATGCGCGCGATCGAGGAGGGTCAATTCGAGCTCTACGGCCAGTCGATCGTGCCGCTGCAACCGGCACTCAAGCTGGCGCGACGTTACGAGATCCTGCTCCGCCTCCCCGATGGCCACGGGCGGATGCAGAAGGCCGCCGATTTCCTGCCGCAGGCCGAGCGTTATCGCCTGATGCCGGCGATCGACCTCTGGGTGATTCGACGCGCCATCGGACTGCTCCGCGAGTGGCGCCGCCAGCACACGCGCTCGCCGCTGCCGGTCTTCTCGATCAACCTGAGTGCATCCGCACTCGCCGACGACTCGCTGATTCCCACGATCGTGGAGGAACTGACCCGACACGACGTCGCACCGGGATCGCTCTGTTTCGAAGTGGGGGAGCGGGCCGCCCTCGTTAATCTCTCGCGCACGGTCCGCTTCTTCACCAACATGCGCACGACCGGCTGCGGCATGGCGCTCGAGGACTTCGGGACCGGTGTGACGTCGCTTACCTACCTGCGGACCTTGCCCGTGGATTTTCTGAAAATTGGCGGGTCGTTCGTCAACGAGGTCGCTGGCGATCCGATGTACCGCAGCATCGTGCATGCGGTGACGCAGATCGGCCGAAGTGTCGGAATCCCGACGATCGCGAAGCAGGTGGGGAATGAGAACGCTGTGCGCGTCTTGCAGACGCTTGGCGTCGACTACGCGCAAGGGCGGGCATTCGTACCGCCGGTTCCGCTCACGGACGAAGCAGGAAACCTGGTGCTCCCCGAAATGCTGGTGCCTGAAGCGGACGGACGCCTGACCATTGCGGGCCGAACTCACCGGGCCTGA
- a CDS encoding DUF2007 domain-containing protein — protein sequence MPESAWTNIVTYGTRIEADIARATLEGAGVQVILRGDQAGIFGAGFAGWAPGGATIAVPNPDASRALELLDLPPA from the coding sequence ATGCCCGAATCCGCCTGGACCAACATCGTCACCTACGGCACCCGGATCGAAGCCGACATCGCGCGAGCGACGCTCGAGGGCGCCGGGGTGCAAGTGATCCTGCGTGGTGATCAGGCCGGCATCTTCGGAGCGGGCTTCGCGGGGTGGGCGCCGGGTGGCGCCACGATCGCGGTTCCGAACCCCGACGCTTCGCGAGCACTCGAGCTCCTCGATCTCCCGCCAGCCTGA
- a CDS encoding alpha/beta hydrolase-fold protein has translation MTSRVALLLVTLLPAALSTAAAQRPASAGSRVELHTLYDSSYQRLRRVWVYTPPGYDARRATPYPVIVAFDGSSYQDTMPLPRVLDSLAAGKYAPAFVALLVDDSAGAVRIADLGNAPRMATFLGSQLMPWLQRGWRVTRDPARVIVTGSSAGGVGAAFAAFARPDLFGNVWSQSGAFWRGANGSNGAPYEWLARKVRTAARQPIRFVLDVGALETHATLGGSGPVFIEATRRFRDALVTNGYSVSYTEVPNGNHGEEWWRPRLAVGIVELSAGWPKP, from the coding sequence ATGACGTCTCGCGTCGCGCTGCTGCTTGTCACCCTGCTCCCCGCTGCGCTCTCGACCGCAGCGGCTCAACGGCCTGCATCGGCCGGCAGCCGGGTGGAACTGCACACCCTCTACGATTCCAGCTACCAGCGCCTCCGTCGAGTCTGGGTGTACACGCCACCCGGGTACGATGCCCGGCGGGCCACTCCCTACCCGGTGATCGTGGCGTTCGACGGCAGCAGCTATCAGGACACGATGCCGTTGCCGCGCGTCCTGGATTCGCTCGCGGCCGGAAAGTACGCCCCGGCCTTCGTGGCGCTCCTCGTTGACGATTCCGCCGGCGCGGTACGCATCGCCGACCTCGGCAATGCACCGCGCATGGCCACCTTCCTCGGGTCGCAGCTGATGCCGTGGCTGCAACGAGGGTGGCGCGTGACGCGCGACCCTGCGCGCGTCATCGTGACGGGGTCGAGCGCCGGCGGTGTGGGTGCGGCCTTCGCGGCATTCGCGCGACCCGATCTCTTTGGCAATGTCTGGTCGCAGAGCGGTGCGTTCTGGCGCGGTGCCAACGGGTCGAACGGGGCGCCGTACGAATGGCTCGCCCGGAAGGTCCGCACCGCGGCGCGGCAGCCAATCCGTTTTGTGCTCGACGTCGGCGCACTCGAGACCCACGCGACCCTCGGCGGTAGCGGACCGGTCTTCATCGAGGCGACGCGACGCTTCCGCGACGCGCTCGTCACCAACGGCTACTCCGTGAGTTACACTGAGGTGCCCAACGGCAACCACGGCGAGGAGTGGTGGCGGCCACGACTCGCGGTGGGGATCGTCGAGCTGAGTGCGGGATGGCCTAAGCCATAG
- a CDS encoding Rieske 2Fe-2S domain-containing protein, producing the protein MPCDGCTGIDRRAFLGQTLLAMGAAGLAACGASLPTTPAITKFTVRLADYPALATVGGIALVDNGSRSGTPIAVSRTGETSYLALSLVCPHRGVTVSVNGSSFYCSGHGATFAGSGSWTGGQKTSGLAKFAATYDAGAGTLAIG; encoded by the coding sequence GTGCCCTGCGATGGCTGTACCGGCATCGACCGGCGCGCCTTCCTCGGGCAGACGCTGCTGGCGATGGGGGCGGCCGGCCTCGCCGCGTGCGGGGCCTCGCTGCCGACGACGCCCGCCATCACGAAATTCACCGTACGGCTCGCCGATTACCCCGCACTCGCCACCGTCGGGGGAATCGCCCTGGTCGACAATGGCTCCCGAAGCGGGACGCCGATCGCGGTGAGCCGGACCGGCGAGACGAGCTACCTCGCGCTCTCGCTGGTCTGTCCGCACCGCGGTGTCACCGTAAGCGTGAACGGGAGTTCGTTCTACTGCAGCGGGCACGGGGCCACCTTCGCCGGGTCGGGGAGCTGGACCGGGGGGCAGAAGACCAGCGGACTCGCGAAGTTCGCTGCGACCTACGACGCCGGGGCGGGGACGCTCGCGATCGGCTAG
- a CDS encoding Rieske (2Fe-2S) protein, whose protein sequence is MSQSDDRANDEHPECNDCPLAGRRAFVKHAGLATLGALIMVGMPSGLSAAAPTALRLRRWVGKNPSYPVPAKDGVQIDKENDVILVRWQNEIYAFNLSCPHQNTALRWNEGDSQFQCPKHHSKYKPDGTFISGRATRNMDRFSIARQGDEIVVNVEAMHKNDKDPSGWSASVVLLSKGA, encoded by the coding sequence ATGTCGCAGTCTGATGATCGTGCCAACGACGAACACCCCGAATGCAACGACTGCCCGCTCGCCGGGCGTCGTGCGTTCGTGAAGCATGCCGGACTCGCCACCCTGGGCGCCCTGATCATGGTCGGGATGCCGTCCGGGCTGTCGGCCGCCGCACCAACCGCTCTGCGCCTGCGTCGCTGGGTCGGCAAGAACCCGAGCTATCCCGTGCCCGCGAAGGACGGGGTGCAAATCGACAAGGAGAACGACGTGATTCTCGTCCGCTGGCAAAACGAGATCTACGCCTTCAACCTCTCGTGCCCGCACCAGAACACTGCGCTACGCTGGAACGAGGGCGACAGCCAGTTCCAGTGCCCGAAGCATCACTCGAAGTACAAGCCCGATGGCACGTTCATCTCGGGGCGCGCGACGCGCAACATGGATCGCTTCAGCATCGCGCGTCAGGGAGACGAGATCGTCGTGAACGTCGAGGCAATGCACAAGAACGACAAGGATCCCTCGGGGTGGAGCGCGTCGGTGGTGCTGCTGTCCAAGGGAGCGTAA
- a CDS encoding Ig-like domain-containing protein has protein sequence MIQTDERHPPDEVLLAAGLGESSGSTLDADHLARCARCHDRSRQLADDQLAVGELLTLLDNPIPAGAEHPPVAQRPGRVRRVVAVSGGGILLAIAAAAAVIPGSPLRQWLGRDAAPQAREIRSSPPVTPAIVSRSPAASGIAVAAHPSLRVEFTRSQGGGVVELVRSEGNDIAFHSEGGVTAYAVATDQVIIDNQVPAERYRIELPAGVQRVQVAAAGVVLLRWPEDSVRFTVSLHPLRASIPLRHGAAR, from the coding sequence GTGATCCAGACTGACGAGCGCCACCCACCGGACGAGGTGCTGCTTGCCGCAGGCCTCGGCGAATCGAGCGGATCAACTTTGGATGCGGACCATCTTGCCCGCTGCGCGCGCTGCCACGACCGATCGCGGCAACTCGCCGATGATCAACTCGCCGTTGGCGAGCTGCTGACGCTGCTCGACAATCCGATCCCGGCCGGGGCCGAACACCCGCCCGTGGCGCAGCGGCCCGGGCGGGTGCGCCGGGTTGTGGCCGTGTCGGGTGGCGGCATCCTGCTCGCGATCGCGGCCGCGGCGGCAGTCATCCCGGGTTCCCCGTTGCGGCAGTGGCTCGGGCGCGACGCGGCTCCCCAGGCACGGGAAATCCGCTCCTCACCACCCGTCACGCCCGCCATCGTGAGCCGGAGCCCGGCCGCATCAGGGATCGCCGTGGCGGCTCACCCGAGTCTCCGGGTGGAGTTCACGCGGTCGCAGGGTGGCGGCGTGGTGGAGCTGGTGCGCTCGGAGGGGAATGACATTGCCTTCCATTCCGAAGGCGGAGTTACGGCGTATGCCGTCGCCACGGACCAGGTGATCATCGACAATCAGGTGCCGGCCGAGCGGTATCGCATCGAACTGCCGGCCGGTGTGCAGCGTGTGCAGGTCGCCGCCGCGGGTGTCGTCTTGCTACGCTGGCCGGAGGATTCAGTGCGTTTCACCGTGTCACTGCATCCACTGCGGGCCAGTATTCCGCTTCGGCACGGAGCTGCCCGATGA
- a CDS encoding sigma-70 family RNA polymerase sigma factor, translating to MRPFARKGRPAPDSAPLSEFETAFAVLYRERHPALFRYLDRSLGDPQLAADVAQEAFVRLLDRGSFPEEPGAWLVSVANNFLRDHFRGAGRRLQLLTAAGDDAPRPSTAPDPAVALDQDEQRRQVRSALNRLPPREREVLLLRHSGYSYREIAVALELTETNVSTILLRAGISFRQAYQELHGDPD from the coding sequence ATGCGTCCGTTCGCCAGGAAAGGTCGTCCCGCTCCCGACAGCGCGCCGCTCAGTGAATTCGAGACTGCGTTCGCTGTACTCTATCGTGAGCGCCATCCCGCCCTGTTTCGCTACCTCGATCGCTCGCTGGGCGACCCACAACTCGCTGCCGACGTCGCGCAGGAAGCGTTCGTCCGGCTCCTCGACCGCGGATCGTTTCCCGAAGAGCCAGGTGCCTGGCTGGTCTCCGTCGCCAACAATTTCCTGCGGGATCATTTCCGCGGCGCCGGTCGACGGCTGCAGTTACTGACCGCGGCCGGCGACGATGCGCCGCGTCCGTCGACCGCCCCGGATCCTGCGGTCGCACTCGATCAGGACGAGCAGCGTCGCCAGGTGCGATCGGCACTGAACCGGCTCCCGCCTCGCGAGCGCGAAGTGCTGCTGCTGCGGCATTCCGGCTACAGCTATCGTGAAATCGCCGTCGCGCTCGAGCTGACTGAAACCAATGTGAGCACGATCCTGCTGCGCGCCGGGATCTCCTTTCGCCAGGCCTATCAGGAGTTGCACGGTGATCCAGACTGA
- a CDS encoding TonB-dependent receptor: MLYALWLTYLMAGIHGTVRSSDRGLPVRGAMVQLDGVQVGVTDSLGRYRLGNLTAGGHEFRFVSAGFESQRVGVTLVDGSDLALDISLTVHPVLLPPIETVAQRVPLPDSATSASVIEPGLSHFGAGWQGDRPAAANDLNTLLASAAGVTTRGDNTGTLSIRGGRGSENRTLLDGIPLSSASHFAGASSAINPDAIARVDLHSGIASARFDGALAGVVELRSADLKSASPHFSANASVSDIRSLIQVRVGQGSVMLGGRTSFRNLLTDGSGLGTTNGYQDALAIGRLPLGPGALRVVAFESGNRMHWESSADGLDAAGGDASQPLPTGALANAASWRSGALGATWSGSPHIGEEWRFTGWWNGSSAAIQTGSLDGPIALSSGISELGLSTDYRRQLGLGSLLVGAEITQPKSWYRQHAAGGEDQPAGFVITGRPLLGSLFGEWSWHALPALDLRLGLRGNSDFSGHTSLAPRAVIAVRPDARTTISAGFGRTHQAVQSLLNEENLASTVVSPNLPAATAANVPIARADQYALTLSRELGHGTTLSADGYLRRWYGVVTPAAASSGFFSDTPPAFGEGEARGVNLSLEAARGPLALRATVGLASATQQIAGGSYQIGSARPWLFSGAATWHPDHRTAVQLAWSSGGGQPVTPMLPGLEWRPFSSATGVGEMEGVASTVAGPVNGLRLPTRLRLDAGIRHLWSFGATASRGITTSLRLENLLNRSDPAGVVALANGGLQLLGGTPRGVVLELGWIH, from the coding sequence ATGCTCTACGCCCTGTGGCTGACATACCTGATGGCGGGCATTCACGGCACGGTCCGCTCCAGCGACCGCGGCCTGCCGGTGCGCGGCGCGATGGTACAGCTTGATGGGGTCCAGGTGGGAGTGACCGATTCGCTGGGCCGCTACCGACTCGGCAACCTGACCGCAGGGGGGCACGAATTCCGCTTCGTCTCGGCGGGCTTCGAAAGTCAGCGGGTAGGCGTGACGCTGGTTGATGGCTCCGACCTCGCGCTCGATATTTCCCTCACCGTGCACCCGGTCCTCCTGCCACCGATTGAAACCGTGGCCCAGCGGGTGCCATTGCCCGACAGTGCTACTTCCGCGTCGGTGATCGAGCCCGGGCTGTCGCACTTCGGGGCCGGCTGGCAGGGCGATCGTCCTGCCGCGGCGAACGATCTCAACACCCTGCTGGCGAGCGCCGCAGGAGTCACCACTCGCGGCGACAATACCGGCACGCTGAGCATCCGCGGCGGCCGCGGCTCGGAGAACCGGACGCTCCTCGACGGGATTCCGCTGAGCAGTGCCAGCCATTTCGCCGGGGCCTCAAGCGCGATCAACCCCGACGCGATTGCCAGGGTCGATCTTCACAGCGGCATCGCTTCGGCACGCTTCGATGGTGCGCTTGCTGGTGTGGTCGAACTGCGGAGTGCTGACTTGAAGTCGGCGAGTCCGCATTTCAGCGCGAATGCCTCGGTGAGCGACATCCGCTCGCTGATCCAGGTACGTGTGGGCCAGGGCTCCGTGATGCTCGGCGGACGCACCTCTTTTCGGAATTTGCTGACTGATGGCAGCGGTCTGGGTACCACCAACGGCTATCAGGATGCTTTGGCGATCGGCCGGCTCCCGCTGGGGCCGGGTGCATTGCGCGTTGTCGCGTTCGAGAGTGGCAACCGGATGCACTGGGAATCCTCCGCCGATGGCCTCGATGCGGCGGGTGGAGATGCGTCGCAACCGCTACCGACCGGCGCACTGGCCAACGCCGCAAGCTGGCGGAGTGGTGCGCTCGGGGCGACCTGGAGTGGGTCGCCCCATATCGGAGAGGAGTGGCGCTTCACCGGCTGGTGGAACGGCAGCAGCGCCGCGATCCAGACGGGGTCGCTCGATGGACCCATCGCGCTCAGCAGTGGTATAAGTGAACTCGGCCTGTCGACCGATTACCGGCGGCAACTCGGTTTGGGGTCGCTGCTCGTCGGCGCAGAGATCACCCAGCCGAAGAGCTGGTATCGTCAGCATGCGGCCGGCGGCGAGGACCAGCCGGCCGGATTTGTGATCACCGGTCGGCCGCTGCTTGGGTCCCTATTCGGAGAATGGAGCTGGCATGCGTTGCCAGCGCTTGACCTCCGGCTGGGCCTCCGCGGCAACAGTGATTTCAGCGGGCACACTTCGTTGGCACCACGCGCTGTCATTGCCGTTCGCCCCGACGCACGGACCACCATCAGCGCCGGCTTCGGTCGTACCCATCAGGCCGTGCAGTCGCTTCTGAACGAGGAGAATCTCGCCAGCACGGTCGTCTCCCCAAACCTTCCGGCAGCGACTGCGGCAAACGTGCCCATCGCACGCGCCGACCAGTACGCTCTCACTCTCTCACGCGAGCTTGGTCACGGCACGACGCTATCAGCCGATGGTTACCTGCGGCGCTGGTATGGTGTGGTGACGCCGGCTGCTGCGTCGTCGGGATTCTTCTCCGACACCCCGCCGGCATTCGGAGAGGGCGAGGCACGCGGGGTCAATCTCTCCCTCGAGGCGGCGCGCGGTCCGCTCGCATTGCGTGCCACGGTCGGGCTGGCGAGTGCCACGCAGCAGATCGCCGGAGGATCCTACCAGATCGGCAGCGCGCGGCCGTGGCTCTTTTCGGGGGCGGCGACGTGGCATCCAGATCACCGGACCGCCGTGCAACTCGCCTGGAGCAGCGGCGGCGGACAGCCGGTGACGCCGATGCTCCCCGGACTCGAGTGGCGTCCGTTCTCGAGTGCGACCGGCGTCGGCGAGATGGAGGGCGTCGCCAGCACCGTGGCAGGGCCGGTAAACGGACTGCGGCTTCCGACCCGGCTCCGGCTCGATGCCGGGATTCGCCATCTCTGGAGCTTCGGAGCGACGGCTTCGCGAGGGATTACCACGTCGCTGCGCCTCGAGAACCTGCTGAATCGGAGCGACCCCGCGGGGGTGGTCGCCCTCGCGAACGGCGGGCTGCAGTTGCTGGGTGGCACGCCGCGTGGCGTCGTCCTCGAACTGGGGTGGATCCACTGA
- a CDS encoding GNAT family N-acetyltransferase, producing the protein MNLLFTDRLILRPFRAEDIDAYAAMCADPEVMRFLGAQGPVGRDEAWRQMAMLTGHWQLRGYGMWALEERTSGAFVGRAGLHFPEGWPEPEIGWALAREFWGHGYAHEAAVAALDHAFGDLAWPRACSLIDPGNARSISLAERLGERFERTVALRGNSVSLYAISARDWLHSRP; encoded by the coding sequence ATGAACCTCCTCTTCACCGATCGTCTCATCCTCCGCCCTTTCCGTGCCGAGGACATCGACGCCTATGCCGCCATGTGCGCCGACCCCGAGGTGATGCGCTTCCTCGGTGCGCAGGGTCCGGTAGGGCGCGACGAAGCGTGGCGCCAGATGGCGATGCTCACCGGCCACTGGCAACTGCGAGGCTACGGAATGTGGGCACTCGAGGAGCGCACCAGCGGCGCATTCGTCGGTCGCGCGGGGCTGCACTTCCCCGAAGGGTGGCCCGAGCCTGAAATCGGCTGGGCCCTCGCACGAGAATTCTGGGGCCACGGCTACGCCCACGAAGCCGCGGTCGCCGCCCTCGATCACGCCTTCGGGGACCTTGCCTGGCCGCGCGCCTGCTCACTCATCGACCCGGGGAATGCGCGGTCGATCAGTCTCGCCGAGCGGCTGGGCGAACGGTTCGAGCGCACCGTCGCCCTCCGAGGCAACAGCGTGTCGCTCTACGCGATCTCGGCGCGCGACTGGCTGCACTCGCGGCCCTGA
- a CDS encoding sigma factor: protein MRPYLLRHPRPGRTITSRFPDTRISVLEALRRPDPDQRRHAAELLIRAYRAPILATLAWRWNLQPADAEDLTQGFFAAALEKEWFERFDPARGRFRTFVRVAADRFAANAAQSAGRLKRGGDSVTISLDDLQDLVPRADEEIEERFRAEWVRSIFELALNALREEAGARQRQTQLQLFEAYDLLDDERPTYAALGEQFGLNPSEVINHLAWARRRFRTHVLDVIRQLAGSEAEYREDVRDLLGIEAP from the coding sequence TTGCGCCCTTATCTTCTTCGGCATCCTCGACCCGGGCGAACCATCACGTCCCGCTTTCCCGATACCCGCATCTCTGTCCTCGAGGCGCTCCGGCGCCCCGATCCCGACCAGCGACGGCACGCCGCGGAGCTGCTGATCCGGGCCTATCGCGCCCCGATCCTCGCCACCCTCGCGTGGCGCTGGAACTTGCAGCCCGCCGACGCCGAGGACCTGACGCAGGGATTCTTCGCGGCGGCACTCGAGAAAGAGTGGTTCGAGCGTTTCGACCCGGCGCGGGGACGCTTTCGCACCTTCGTGCGGGTCGCGGCCGATCGTTTCGCCGCGAATGCCGCCCAGTCGGCCGGCCGTCTCAAGCGCGGCGGCGACAGCGTGACGATTTCCCTCGACGACCTGCAGGATCTGGTTCCCCGTGCGGACGAGGAGATCGAGGAGCGCTTTCGAGCCGAGTGGGTGCGCAGCATTTTCGAGCTCGCCCTCAACGCGCTGCGCGAGGAGGCCGGCGCGCGCCAGCGTCAGACCCAACTGCAGCTCTTCGAGGCGTATGACCTCCTCGACGACGAACGGCCGACCTACGCCGCGCTCGGCGAGCAGTTCGGGCTCAACCCCTCGGAAGTGATCAATCATCTCGCCTGGGCCCGACGCCGCTTTCGCACGCACGTGCTCGACGTGATCCGTCAACTCGCCGGGAGCGAGGCGGAGTATCGCGAAGACGTCCGCGACCTGCTCGGCATCGAGGCGCCGTGA